The sequence below is a genomic window from Corynebacterium afermentans subsp. afermentans.
TGAAGCCCTCGATCATGCCCAGCAGCACGAGGGTGACACCGATGAGCCAGTTGGCCTCACGCGGGCGACGGAACGCGCCGGTGAAGAACACGCGCATCATGTGGGCGAACATCGCCATCATGAACATCAATGCGGCCCAGTGGTGCATCTGGCGGACAAACAGGCCGCCACGCACGTCGAAGGAAATATCCAGCGCGGTTGCGTATGCGCGGGACATCTCGACGCCGTTGAGCGGCAGGTACGCACCGTCGTAGATGACCTTTGTAATAGAAGGGTCAAAGAACAGTGCCAGGTAAACACCGGTCAGCAGCAAGATGATGAAGCTGTACAGCGCCATCTCGCCGAGCATGAAGGACCAGTGGGTCGGGAAGACCTTGTTCAGCTGCGGGCGCAGGACGCCCGAGATTGTGTAGCGCGAATCAACGTTGTCCGCGACTTGCTCAAGTTTAGTGCTCATTAGGACTGACGCTCCCAGAATGCCGGGCCGACGGGCTCAATGAAGTTCCCGTTGGCGATGAGGTAACCGTCTTCGTCAACAGTCACAGGCAGCTGCGGCAGTGCACGAGCGGCCGGGCCGAAGACCGGCTTGCCGTACTGCAGAGCATCGAACTGCGACTGGTGGCACGGGCACAGGATGCGGTTGGTCTGAGCCTCGTAGAGCGAGGTCGGGCAACCGATGTGCGTGCAGATCTTGGAGTAGGCGTAGTAGTCGCCGTAGTGGAAGTCCTCCTGGCCCTCACGCTCGATCGCCTTCTTCGCGTCCTGAGAACGAAGACGAATGAGCATGACAGAGTTGCGCGGACCGTGGAGGGAGTGCATGTGGTGCTCGTAGACATCGCGCTCAGGGTCGTAGTCTTTGCCGTCGTTGACGTCCTCCGGGTAGAGCGGGAACACCGTCTCCATGGCACCGGCCGGAAGATCCTCCGGGCGCATACGCACCAGGCGGGACACACCAGCGGTGGTGTAGTGGGAACCCGTCTGGCCCTCGTGCAGCTCGGCGATAGCGCCGGTGTCGCGGCCGAGGTAGACCTTCACGCCCTTGTCCTGAATGGTCCAACCGTGGGTCCACAGGGTGCCGTCGCCGTGGTAGTCCAGCTCGTGGCGGACCTTCCACGGGTTCTTAATCATGCCGCCGAGCGGAGCGATGACCATCAGACCGGCGAGAACACCCGCGGTGCCCAGCAGACCCTTCAGCGCCGAGCGGCGGCCCAGCGTCGAGGTCTCCCACGCGTCGTTCAACAGCGCGGTAGTGGTGCGGCGGTCCAACTCGCTGGAGCGGCCGTCGTGGCGACGCTGCACCGCGATCTCTTCGGGCACGAACTTCTTCACGTATTGGATGATGGCGACGCCGAGGCCGCAGAACGCCAGCGCGGCGGTCAGGCCGAGCAGCGGCGTGTAGAGGGTGTAGATAAACAGGCCCTCATCGCCGTGGAACTTCGGCTCCCACGGCCAGAACAGGTAAACGCCGAGGAAGGCCAACGCCGAGATGATCGAGATGGTCAGCCAGATACCAATGCCGGTGGCAGCGGACTTCTCGCGCGGGTCGCCCTCGACCGGGAAGCGCTCCTTGCGGTACGCCACCGTGACGTCGTCGAGCTCGGTGCCCAGGGCGGCCAGCTCCGCATTGCTCATGCGGTCCAGCTCTTCCTTCGTGTAATTCTTCTTCACATCACTCATGAGCGAGATCCAATCCACATAGCAGCGGCAGCGACCAGGGTCACGCCGATGATCCACATCGCCATACCTTCAGAAACCGGGCCGAGGCCACCGAGGGCGTAGCCGCCCGGGGACGGGGTTTCCTTGGTGGACTTGATGAAGGCGATGATGTCCTTCTTCTCGTCAGCGGAGAGCTGACGGTCAGAGAACTTCGGCATGTTCTGCGGGCCGGTGAGCATGGCCTGGTAGATCTCCTGCTCGTTGGCCGGATCAAGCGTCGGCGCGTACTTACCGGACGACAGTGCGCCGCCGCGGCCGGTGAAGTTGTGGCAGGACGCGCAGTTCAGGCGGAACAGCTCGCCGCCGCGGGCGACGTCTGCTTCCTGGATGTTGCCGTCGTAGTCCTTGCCACGCAGCTCTTCCATGGCCAGCGAGCCGTCCTCGTTGTACACCAGCTCCGGGCCGCCGCCGTTCGCCGCAACGTAGGCGGCGAGGGCGAGAGCCTGCTCTTCGGTGTAGCGCGGACGCTTGCGTTCAGCCTGAGCGTCGTTGGACATCATCGGCATACGGCCGGAATTGACCTGGAAGTACACGGCGCCTTCGCCGGTACCGATGAGCGACGGACCACGGTCCTCGACGCCCTGCAGGTTCGCGCCGTGGCAGGTGATGCAAGCGACGTCGTAGAGGTCCTTGCCCTCCTGGATCAGTGCCTGGTCATCACGGGCCGCCGTTGCCACCTGTGAGTTCGGGGTGAGCGCGGATGCGAGCAGACCCGCACCGGTCAACCCCAGCGTCAGGGCTGCTGCGCCAGCGAGCGTGCGCTGCGTCTTGCGTCCCTGGCGCTTCTTCTTGGGTGTGTTTTCCATTGTGTTCCCTTTATCGACTTTTCAGAATTTTTCCGCTCCCCCAGGCAATCGCCTGGAGGCGCACTACTGAACGATGTAGATGGTGATGAACACGCCGACCCAGATGGCATCGACGAAGTGCCAGTAGTAGGAAACTGCCATCGCGGCGGTTGCCTGAGCCGGGGTGAACTTCGACTTGGCAACGCGCAGCAGCACCACGATGAACGCGATGATGCCGGCGGTCACGTGGGCCATGTGGAAGCCGGTGATGATGTACACCACCGAACCGAAGACGGAGGACTGCGGCGTTACGCCGGCCATGACCATCTCGGTCCACTCAAAGGCCACCAGGCCGAGGAAGATGACGCCTAGCACAACGGTCACGGTGAACCACTTGCGCAGGCCGAACACGTCACCCCTCTCGGCGGCGAACACACCGAACTGGGAGGTGAAGGAGGACGCGATCAGCACGACGGTGATAATTCCGCCGAACAGAATGTTGAGGTGATCGGTCTGAGTGCTCCAGTCACCGTTGGCGAGGCCGTTTGCGCGCGACGTGAAGTACATCGCGAACAAACCGGCAAAGAACATGAGCTCTTGGGCGAGGAACGCAATCGTGCCCACGCTGACCATGTTCGGACGGTTCAGCGCTGGGACGCGATTCTGCGGCGTCGCCATATCTTGGTTTGTCATTGCGGTCGTCACGGGTGTGATTATCCCCTATTTCGTCCTGATATTCATCTCACTCACCCCCGAAATTTTCCTGTGAACCTGTGCGCCACCAGCGTCTTTTGCATACACACGTATGACGGAAAAACTTTTTTATTTTTTCGGGAACTTTTCTGCCCCAAATCCGACTAGATCAATGCTGGTCATCGCGTCAGGCGGCGATCCCCCTCCCCCACCGAGAGATTTCGGCCCGCATTTTCGCGCATTTTTCCGCGGGCGGTGAAGTTCCCAAGTGTGCCTGATCTCACACCCTCTGTGGTCCGACTCGGCGGGCTAAATGGGGGACAAACTTTCGGATGATCGGAACCTAAACTGCACCATAACGACAGAAAAATCCCCCGTCGCGACCGTTCGCGGCGGGGGAGTTTTTCTTCAGCGTCTAGTGCTTCTCACGCGGAATACCGTACTGCAGGCTCAGCATGGCGGTGGCCCAAATCAGGAACACTGCACCAAGGGCGAGCAGCCACAGCTGCCAGAAGGCAATGCCCAGGCCGAGCACGCAGATGGCGACGGACATCGTGAACGGCCAGATGGAGCTCGGGGAGAAGAAGCCGAGCACGCCGGCGCCGTCTTCGATCTCCGCCTCTTCCCAGTCCTCCGGGACGATATCCATGCGACGCTCGGTGATGTCGAGGTAGCCGGCGAGCATGAAGGACATGACAGCAGCCAGCACGAGACCAACAGCGCCGACCCACTCCACACCGAAGAGGTACGCGTCCTCACCGATCCAAGCGGTGGCGAGGATGTAGAACACGGCCATCAAAGCAAGGAAGGTGCCGATGGCGTAGAAAACCTTTGATCCAGTTCCCATGGCTTCGCTCTCTCTTTCTTAAACGTTCGCGTTCGGGTCGACAGAGTTGTTGCCGTCGCGGGTGTCAGTGCGGCCCGAGACGAACGGACGGGTGGAGGTGGCGTACGGGTCCTCACCGATGGACTTCAGCGCCTCGGAGTTCGGGGCACCCGGGTTGTCCCGGCGGAACTGGATGTACTGCTCGAACTTCTCCGGGCTCACAGCGCGGACCTCGAAGTTCATCATTGCGTGGTAGGTACCGCACATCTCAGCACAGCGGCCGACGAAGGCGCCCTCTTCCTCAATGCGCTCAATCTGGAACGCGCGCTGCTGTTGGTTGTTCTCCGGGTGCGCGTAGACGTCGCGCTTGAACAGGAACTCCGGAACCCAGAACGCGTGGTTCACGTCGCCGGACGCGAGGCGGAACTCAATCGCCGTGTCGGTCGGCAGCACCAGCACCGGCACCTCTTCGGTGGAGCCGATGGTCTCGATCTCGTTGAAGTTGAGGTAGGACTGGTCGCCCATGGACGTGCCGTGGATCGGGTTCGCGTTGTGCATGTCCTCCGGATCGAACTTGGTCTCCTCGGCGAGCGCCTGACGTTCGGCATCCAGACCGTCGTAGTCCTGGCCGTCCGCGGTCAGGTCGCCGGCAACGTTGGCGTAGCCGAACTTCCAGTTCCACTGGTAGCCGGTGACGTCGACGGTCACCTTCGGATCCTTGTCCAGGGCGGTGGTCTTCGTCTGCGCCTGAACGGTGAAGAAGAACAGCACCATGACGATGATGATCGGCAGGACGGTCAGCCCCAGCTCGAGGCCGATGTTGTACTGCGTCTGGCGCGGGAACTCGCCGGCGCCGCTCTTCGCGCGGGCCTTAGAGTTCCAGCGGACGATGGCCATGATGAACAGCCCCCACATGATGATGCCGATAATCCAGGCGGCAACCCAGGTCCAGACCCAGAAGTTGTACATCTGGGTGCCCTCAGGGGTGACTGGGTCCGGCCAGCCCATGTCGAGGATGTTTGCGACCGCCTCCGGCGCAGCGACGTCACAGCCAGCGAGCCCGAAGCTGCCGAGCAGGAGTGCTGCCGCGACGCCGGCCTTCTTGGCGAAACCGCGGTTTACTTCCTTATCCACGTGTGTCTGCCTTCCTGTCCACACTAAAAACACTGAATGTTCATGTTCGTGACAGAACATTCCTACGGGGCCAGAATAGTTCATCCGGCCTGGCCCATCGGAATCTTGAAAGTGGAGGCTGCGGTGGGGGCCGGAGGTTCGTCGATAAGCAAGTGCTTAGCGACGATAACGCTTCGCTAAGCAAACGAGACCGCGAAAAAGTTCATCCTTAAGTTGGCCCCCTTATGGGGCACGGCGAAAGTTGGGCGGTTCCGGTTCACGAAAACGGGGTGCAAAACCTTATTGTTGAGGGGACTTCCCGCCGCGTGAAAACGGCGCACCTTATATATACGGAGAGGTTTGAGTATGTGTGGCCTTCTTGCCCTTCTAACCGCGGACGCAAACGCAGCCAAGTTCGTTGATTCTGTCGAGCGCGCCCTGCCGTGCATGTACCACCGCGGCCCGGACGCGGCCGGCACCTGGAACGACGACTCGGCCGTGTTCGGGTTTAACCGCTTGGCCATCATCGACCTCGAGCACTCCCACCAGCCGCTGCGTTGGGGCCCAGCAGACAACCCGGAGCGTTACGCGCTGACCTTCAACGGCGAGATCTACAACTACATTGAGCTGCGCGAAGAACTGCAGGCCGCCGGCCACACCTTCAACACGTCCGGCGACGGCGAGCCGATCGTGGTGGGCTTCCACCACTGGGGCGCGAACGTTGTGGAGCACCTGCGCGGCATGTTCGCGTTTGTCATCTGGGACACCGAGACGCAGACGATGTTCGCGGCGCGCGACCAGTTCGGCATCAAGCCGCTGTTCTACGCCACCACCGATAAGGGCACGGTCTTCGCCTCCGAGAAGAAGTCCATCCTGGAGATGGCGCCGGAGCTCGGTCTAGGCCTGGATCTTGACCGTCGTGCGATCGAGCACTACGTGGACCTGCAGTACGTGCCCGAGCCGGAGAGCCTCCACAAGGAGATCCGCCGCGTCGAGTCCGGCTGCACCGTCACCTTGAAGCCGGGCGGAAAGGTGCACTCGGACCGCTACTTCAAGCCGCACTTCAAATCCCAGCCAGTGCCGAAGGGCAAGGAGCAGGACCTCTACGACCGCATCGCGCATGCACTTGAGAATTCGGTGGAAAAGCACATGCGTGCCGACGTCACCGTTGGCTCCTTCCTCTCCGGCGGCATCGACTCCACCGCGATTGCCGCCCTGGCGAAGCGCCACAACCCGAACCTGCTCACCTTCACCACCGGTTTTGAGCGCGAGGGCTACTCCGAGGTGGACGTGGCCGCCGAGTCCGCCGAGGCGATCGGCGTGGAGCACATCGTGAAGATTGTCTCCCCGGAGGAGTACGCCAACGCCATTCCGAAGATCATGTGGTACCTGGACGACCCGGTGGCGGACCCGTCCCTGGTGCCGCTGTTCTTCGTGGCGCAGGAGGCCCGCAAGCACGTCAAGGTGGTGCTCTCCGGCGAGGGCGCCGACGAGCTGTTCGGCGGCTACACCATTTACAAGGAGCCGCTGTCGCTCGCGCCGTTTGAGAAGCTGCCGGGTGCACTGAACAAGGGCCTGAACCGTTTGAGCCGCGTGCTGCCGGAGGGCATGAAGGGCAAGAGCCTACTCGAGCGCGGCACCACCCCGATCGAGGACCGCTACTACGGCAACGCCCGCTCCTTCAACTTCGATCAGCTCAGCCGCGTGCTGCCGTGGGCGAAGCGCGAATGGGACCACCGCGAGGTCACCGCCCCGATCTACGCCGCCTCCACCGAGATGGACCCGGTGGCGCGCATGCAGAACCTGGACCTGTTTACCTGGATGCGCGGCGACATCCTGGTCAAGGCCGACAAGATGAACATGGCCAACTCGCTGGAGCTGCGCGTTCCCTTCCTGGACAAAGAAGTCTTCGAGGTCGCCCAGACCATCCCGTTTGACCAGAAGATCGCCAACGGCACCACCAAGTACGCCCTGCGCAAGGCGATGGAGCAGATCGTGCCGCCGCACGTTTTGCACCGCAAGAAGCTGGGCTTCCCGGTGCCGATGCGCCACTGGCTGGCGGGCGACGAACTCTACGGCTGGGCGCAGGACACCATCCGCGAATCCCAGACCGACGACATCTTCGCCAAGGACCAAGTCCTGGAGATGCTCAAGGAGCACCGCGACGGTGTCTCCGACCACTCCCGCCGCCTGTGGACGGTGCTGGCGTTCATGGTCTGGCACGGCATCTTTGTCGAGCACCGCATCGACCCGCAGATCGAGCACAAGGACTACCCGGTCCAGCTCTAGGTAGTGCCTGCACTACCTCAAACGTAGAGCCAGGGGTGTTGTGCTGCGCCCTGCGCGCCGGTTGGATGAGATGCATGTCAAAAGCACGCAAAGTTCTTCTCACGGTCGGCGGCCTGATGGTCGCGCTCATTCTCGCAGCGGCTACCGTCTTGTACGTCTACGGTCCCGCTGCCACCGCCATGTACACCGGCACCGCTCGGTTCTTTGGCACGGACACCCCGAAGCGCTACACCTCTACGGTGCTCGACCTCGCCGGCCAGGGCATCTACGCGGATTCTGCGGAGTTTGCGGAGGCCA
It includes:
- the qcrA gene encoding cytochrome bc1 complex Rieske iron-sulfur subunit, with product MSDVKKNYTKEELDRMSNAELAALGTELDDVTVAYRKERFPVEGDPREKSAATGIGIWLTISIISALAFLGVYLFWPWEPKFHGDEGLFIYTLYTPLLGLTAALAFCGLGVAIIQYVKKFVPEEIAVQRRHDGRSSELDRRTTTALLNDAWETSTLGRRSALKGLLGTAGVLAGLMVIAPLGGMIKNPWKVRHELDYHGDGTLWTHGWTIQDKGVKVYLGRDTGAIAELHEGQTGSHYTTAGVSRLVRMRPEDLPAGAMETVFPLYPEDVNDGKDYDPERDVYEHHMHSLHGPRNSVMLIRLRSQDAKKAIEREGQEDFHYGDYYAYSKICTHIGCPTSLYEAQTNRILCPCHQSQFDALQYGKPVFGPAARALPQLPVTVDEDGYLIANGNFIEPVGPAFWERQS
- the qcrC gene encoding cytochrome bc1 complex diheme cytochrome c subunit, translated to MENTPKKKRQGRKTQRTLAGAAALTLGLTGAGLLASALTPNSQVATAARDDQALIQEGKDLYDVACITCHGANLQGVEDRGPSLIGTGEGAVYFQVNSGRMPMMSNDAQAERKRPRYTEEQALALAAYVAANGGGPELVYNEDGSLAMEELRGKDYDGNIQEADVARGGELFRLNCASCHNFTGRGGALSSGKYAPTLDPANEQEIYQAMLTGPQNMPKFSDRQLSADEKKDIIAFIKSTKETPSPGGYALGGLGPVSEGMAMWIIGVTLVAAAAMWIGSRS
- the ctaE gene encoding aa3-type cytochrome oxidase subunit III; the protein is MTTAMTNQDMATPQNRVPALNRPNMVSVGTIAFLAQELMFFAGLFAMYFTSRANGLANGDWSTQTDHLNILFGGIITVVLIASSFTSQFGVFAAERGDVFGLRKWFTVTVVLGVIFLGLVAFEWTEMVMAGVTPQSSVFGSVVYIITGFHMAHVTAGIIAFIVVLLRVAKSKFTPAQATAAMAVSYYWHFVDAIWVGVFITIYIVQ
- the ctaF gene encoding aa3-type cytochrome oxidase subunit IV, whose amino-acid sequence is MGTGSKVFYAIGTFLALMAVFYILATAWIGEDAYLFGVEWVGAVGLVLAAVMSFMLAGYLDITERRMDIVPEDWEEAEIEDGAGVLGFFSPSSIWPFTMSVAICVLGLGIAFWQLWLLALGAVFLIWATAMLSLQYGIPREKH
- the ctaC gene encoding aa3-type cytochrome oxidase subunit II, with the protein product MDKEVNRGFAKKAGVAAALLLGSFGLAGCDVAAPEAVANILDMGWPDPVTPEGTQMYNFWVWTWVAAWIIGIIMWGLFIMAIVRWNSKARAKSGAGEFPRQTQYNIGLELGLTVLPIIIVMVLFFFTVQAQTKTTALDKDPKVTVDVTGYQWNWKFGYANVAGDLTADGQDYDGLDAERQALAEETKFDPEDMHNANPIHGTSMGDQSYLNFNEIETIGSTEEVPVLVLPTDTAIEFRLASGDVNHAFWVPEFLFKRDVYAHPENNQQQRAFQIERIEEEGAFVGRCAEMCGTYHAMMNFEVRAVSPEKFEQYIQFRRDNPGAPNSEALKSIGEDPYATSTRPFVSGRTDTRDGNNSVDPNANV
- the asnB gene encoding asparagine synthase (glutamine-hydrolyzing); this encodes MCGLLALLTADANAAKFVDSVERALPCMYHRGPDAAGTWNDDSAVFGFNRLAIIDLEHSHQPLRWGPADNPERYALTFNGEIYNYIELREELQAAGHTFNTSGDGEPIVVGFHHWGANVVEHLRGMFAFVIWDTETQTMFAARDQFGIKPLFYATTDKGTVFASEKKSILEMAPELGLGLDLDRRAIEHYVDLQYVPEPESLHKEIRRVESGCTVTLKPGGKVHSDRYFKPHFKSQPVPKGKEQDLYDRIAHALENSVEKHMRADVTVGSFLSGGIDSTAIAALAKRHNPNLLTFTTGFEREGYSEVDVAAESAEAIGVEHIVKIVSPEEYANAIPKIMWYLDDPVADPSLVPLFFVAQEARKHVKVVLSGEGADELFGGYTIYKEPLSLAPFEKLPGALNKGLNRLSRVLPEGMKGKSLLERGTTPIEDRYYGNARSFNFDQLSRVLPWAKREWDHREVTAPIYAASTEMDPVARMQNLDLFTWMRGDILVKADKMNMANSLELRVPFLDKEVFEVAQTIPFDQKIANGTTKYALRKAMEQIVPPHVLHRKKLGFPVPMRHWLAGDELYGWAQDTIRESQTDDIFAKDQVLEMLKEHRDGVSDHSRRLWTVLAFMVWHGIFVEHRIDPQIEHKDYPVQL